TTTTTTAATGGTCCAGCGCTCTTCAGAAAAAGCACGGGTAAAAATCGATGGAATTACTAAACGAGAGATACAAAGCAGCACCAGTGTAATGGCACCAAAAGTGGCTAAAATTATAAGTCGGTTATTAAAATCCGGATTTTGTACTTCGAAGGGCTGAAAGAACAATAAAAAAAGAAATATTCCCAGGCTAACAGACGAAATGGAGCGTGTGTTAACTTTAAGATTATCGTTAAACGGATATTTCTTGTTTAGCGAGTTGAGCATAACTGTTGTTTGCTTAATGGTTTAAAAAACAGCGAGCAACAAATCAATGTCTTTAGCCGGAATATTAAACATGCGCCCCACATCGGGGTTGGTAAGTATACCATGGTAAAGGTAAACCCCTTTTCGAAATCCTTTCGATCTTTTTATGTAATTGTCAACACCTCCATTATCGCCAATAGCCAACAAAATAGGAATAAGAATATTGCTTAAAGAAATGGAAGCAGTGCGTGCTACCATTGCCGGAGTGTTTGGAACACAGTAATGTACCACTCCGTGTTTGGTATATGATGGATTGTTAAAATCGGTGCATTTCGATGTTTCGAAACAACCGCCTTGGCTAATATTTAAATCAATAATTACCGAACCTTCTTTCATTTGTTTCACCAAATCTTCTGAAACTTTAAACTTTGGAGGCGTGTTAAACGAGGTGGCTCCAATTACCGCATCGGCAGATATAAGCGCTTTGCGCAGTACTTTGGGGTAAAATACCGAAGTAAAAATGCGTCGGCCAAGTTTCTCTTCCAGCTTGCTAAGCTCGTAAACTGATGTATCAAAAACTTTCACAAAAATACCTAAGCCGAGGGCGGCCCGAGCAGCATATTCTGCAGCGGTACTGGTGCCGATAATAACCAGCTCGGCCGGAGTAACGCCGGTAACCTCTCCAAAAAGTACGCCTTTACCATTACGAGAATTGCTCAGGTATTCGCTGGCGATTGTAATTGAGGTAACCCCTGCAATTTGGCTCATCTGGTGCACAAACGGCAAAAATCCATCTTCGTTTTCAAGGTATTCAAATGCAATTGTGGTTACCTTTTTTTGCATCATTTTCTGAATCGATTCATTGCAATGTGCCTGAATCTGCATGTTTGATATGATAACCTGATTACCGCGCAAGGCATCAATTTCGTCGCAACTAAAAGGGGCAACGCGCAAAATAATGTCGCACTGAAAAGTCTCTTCCTTGGTTTCAACAATAGTGGCACCTGCCTTTTGGTAGTCTTCGTTAGAGTAACTGGCTGATTTTCCGGCATCGCGCTCAATCAGAATCTCGTGCCCATACGAAACCAGTAAATCAACAGCTTGTGGTGTTAAGGGTACACGGTATTCAACTTTGGAGTAGTCTGATGGGATACCAATTTTTATTTTTTGCCCTTTCTTCTTCACCTCCAGCATTTCTTCTTTTGGCAGAAGCATGGTTTTTGGTACCGATAACTTTTCTTTTGCTTTTTCCATAGTTGAAAATAATGAATTATTCTGATGAATTCAACAGTAGCAATTTACAAGCAAAAGGGGAGTTTTCAAAGAAAATTAATTTGTAAGTAGGCAATTGCAGCGTGTGCGTTTGTAAAATTATATTTCGCGGGCTGTAATTGTACGTGTTTCGTCGTCGTGAACCTCGATTTTTACCTCAACCATTTTTTCCGGAAGAAGCGATTCAATCATTTCGGGCCACTCAATAAGGCAGTAACTTCCGCTGTAAATATAGTCTTCGTAGCCCAGGTCGAAAGCTTCTTCGATATCTTTAATCCGATAGAAATCAAAATGAAAAATAGATTCGAATTCAGCAGTGTTGTACTCATTAATTAAGGCAAAGGTGGGGCTGGTAACATTATCGGTGGAGCCCAGTGCACGGCAAATAGATTGAATAAAGGTGGTTTTGCCTGCACCCATTTTACCATAAAATGCAAAAATCCTGTCGTTTTTAAATGTTGCAATCAGCTCTTCGGCAGCAACATGGAGATCGGCAAGCGAATTTATTATTTTTGAATACATATAAAGCTACAATTTTTGCAATTATACAAAAAGCGCTACATATTTTGAGGTGTTGAGTGTAAAATGCGATAAAAATCAGGGAAATGCATGCCCTTAACAGGATTGTTTCTCAGCAAAATGTTTTAATTTTGGCAAAAATCGTAAATTAATTCGAATTTGAAACAAGCTTTGCTCTGGTATACTTTGAAATAACAACGCAAAGCTGTTTGCATTAAACATCAGTTAAATAATTTAAAACAAATAATATGAATATTCCTGCTGATTTGAAATATACGCAAGACCATGAATGGGTGCGCGTAGAAGGCGACATGGCTATTGTAGGTGTTACTGATTTTGCACAAGGAGAGTTGGGCGATGTTGTGTTTGTTGAAATTGAAACTGAAGGAGAAACTTTAGACAAAGGTGAAACCTTCGGAACGGTTGAGGCTGTAAAAACGGTTTCTGACTTGTTTATGCCTGTTGGCGGAGAAGTGGCTGAGTTTAATGAAGCTTTAGCCGATGATCCTGAATTGGTTAACAAAGATCCTTATGGCGAAGGATGGATGGTGAAAGTTAAAATGAGCGATACAGCAGAGCTGAATGATTTGATGGATGCAGATGCTTATAAGGCAATGATTGAAGCGTAAAGTAGTATTGAAAAGTATATGGAAGGCATTCGGAATTTCGGATGCCTTTTTTTGTAGCTGAAATTTCGGCTTTTTATGAAATTGCAGGGGCGTCTTACAAAAACCTTAAGGCGCCCTACCTTGCTTTCAGGTGTTGTTGCCTTATGGTTAAGGCAAGTAGCGCATTTAAATTTTTAATTTAATAAAGTATTTGTTTAGTTTGAAGAAAACTAAAATTATTACCTATGAATACTTTGTTACTTGGATTTATCGGACCGCAAGAAATAATCGTTTTCC
Above is a genomic segment from uncultured Draconibacterium sp. containing:
- the gcvH gene encoding glycine cleavage system protein GcvH, with the protein product MNIPADLKYTQDHEWVRVEGDMAIVGVTDFAQGELGDVVFVEIETEGETLDKGETFGTVEAVKTVSDLFMPVGGEVAEFNEALADDPELVNKDPYGEGWMVKVKMSDTAELNDLMDADAYKAMIEA
- a CDS encoding alanine dehydrogenase, whose protein sequence is MEKAKEKLSVPKTMLLPKEEMLEVKKKGQKIKIGIPSDYSKVEYRVPLTPQAVDLLVSYGHEILIERDAGKSASYSNEDYQKAGATIVETKEETFQCDIILRVAPFSCDEIDALRGNQVIISNMQIQAHCNESIQKMMQKKVTTIAFEYLENEDGFLPFVHQMSQIAGVTSITIASEYLSNSRNGKGVLFGEVTGVTPAELVIIGTSTAAEYAARAALGLGIFVKVFDTSVYELSKLEEKLGRRIFTSVFYPKVLRKALISADAVIGATSFNTPPKFKVSEDLVKQMKEGSVIIDLNISQGGCFETSKCTDFNNPSYTKHGVVHYCVPNTPAMVARTASISLSNILIPILLAIGDNGGVDNYIKRSKGFRKGVYLYHGILTNPDVGRMFNIPAKDIDLLLAVF
- the tsaE gene encoding tRNA (adenosine(37)-N6)-threonylcarbamoyltransferase complex ATPase subunit type 1 TsaE is translated as MYSKIINSLADLHVAAEELIATFKNDRIFAFYGKMGAGKTTFIQSICRALGSTDNVTSPTFALINEYNTAEFESIFHFDFYRIKDIEEAFDLGYEDYIYSGSYCLIEWPEMIESLLPEKMVEVKIEVHDDETRTITAREI